A single window of Vidua chalybeata isolate OUT-0048 chromosome 7, bVidCha1 merged haplotype, whole genome shotgun sequence DNA harbors:
- the LOC128790490 gene encoding uncharacterized protein LOC128790490 isoform X1 translates to MEKRLPRVPNLAWGEAEKEGPGAAPAQETEKVVPFHPPQEGAALDLTQEQESTRGRFRRAAQLICKFIRSIRQEGTLSRGAGLKAYSEVLKHETSAALLDLLVERGVFRAEQVPAMVRYIHQWLTANDSTEHRLDNTLLHLTEAQPEDAVMTLLRVAPSCDRDAMAMWKTIMCSPRTAKVVQLILLDVLGSWPEYSTGTSDGDKTGVFALAATVVMWKILQEPCVPHNVKLHFPRLFVRLLFQVFFSTEQMPKKVLTFWKGCQEQHGLATSPNRFAVRTLRSLLCFLQCEHVVMSMECKRGWDTLLCADTHHYAVGLLARELRQSSIDFCPGIAFYLLRLLSKEMPYWDLPALAFLVEVLECLDLSECSDDVLEIMSKNLQRECRERRRLALRGLTVLSKDPSMAKGMWSLTENLVELLEENDSDMVWMTTVLLRYLFLHNRAPIPSPMALQLAEALLPLFDNDDSLVQLCSMSVFQNMLELLMEEGRKALKSPVRQSLLPLSFHCHDENQHVAEASRETLYSSARFLKRRDIEQMLQVDQTWRFGEGLLAEDRSRAAEHLRRALPYLQSPQEPLREAAVRFMGMAGRSLRGQQGELQLICNALEEMVNDSSPAIRNMAIETGFVIRAMQRAPYSTFRRLRDQFRSAWKRWPRLCSPTFLCCWIPVET, encoded by the exons ATGGAGAAGAGACTCCCGAGAGTGCCCAATCTGGCCTGGGGGGAGGCGGAGAAagaaggccctggagctgccccagcacaggagaCCGAAAAGGTGGTGCCGTTCCATCCACCGCAGGAgg GTGCAGCCCTGGACCTCACACAAGAGCAGGAATCCACCCGTGGCCGCTTCCGCAGAGCAGCGCAG CTCATTTGCAAATTCATCAGGAGTATTCGGCAGGAAGGGACCCTCTCCAGGGGCGCTGGGCTCAAAGCATACTCAGAGGTCCTCAAACATGAGaccagtgctgccctgctggattTGCTTGTGGAGAGGGgtgttttcagagcagagcaa GTGCCTGCCATGGTGAGATACATCCACCAGTGGCTCACGGCCAATGATTCTACTGAGCACAGGCTGGATAACACCCTGCTGCATCTCACCGAAGCGCAGCCAGAAGACGCAGTAATGACACTCCTGCGTGTGGCCCCATCCTGTGACAG AGATGCCATGGCCATGTGGAAGACCATCATGTGCTCACCCAGGACTGCCAAGGTGGTGCAGCTGATTCTCCTGGATGTGCTGGGGAGCTGGCCAGAGTACAGCACGGGCACCTCCGATGGGGACAAAACGGGTGTCtttgccctggct GCAACTGTGGTGATGTGGAAGATCCTCCAggagccctgtgtcccacaCAACGTGAAGCTGCATTTCCCCCGCCTATTTGTGCGTCTGCTTTTCCAAGTCTTCTTCAGCACTGAACAGATGCCAAAGAAGGTCCTTACCTTCTGGAAGGGATGCCAGGAGCAACACGGccttgccaccagccccaacag GTTTGCAGTGAGGACCCTGAggtccctgctctgctttctccaGTGTGAGCATGTGGTGATGTCAATGGAATGCAAGCGTGGCTGGGACACgctgctctgtgctgacacCCACCACTATGCCgtgggtctgctggccag AGAATTGCGCCAATCATCCATAGACTTTTGTCCCGGGATTGCATTCTACCTGCTCAGGCTGCTCAGCAAAGAGATGCCATACTGGGATCTGCCTGCCTTGGCCTTCCTGGTGGAG gtcctcGAGTGCCTGGACTTGAGTGAATGCAGTGACGATGTTCTGGAGATCATGTCAAAGAACCTACAGCGCGAGTGCAGGGAGAGGCGTCGCCTGGCACTCAGAGGTCTCACGGTGCTCAGCAAGGATCCCTCGATG GCCAAAGGAATGTGGAGCCTGACTGAAAATcttgtggagctgctggaggaaaatGATAGCGACATGGTCTGGATGACCACTGTTCTACTCAGATATTTATTCCTCCATAATCGTGCCCCAATACCGAGCCCCAtggccctgcagctggctgaggcGCTCCTGCCCCTCTTTGACAAC GATGATAGCCTGGTGCAGCTGTGCTCCATGTCTGTCTTTCAAAACATGCTGGAGTTATTAatggaagagggaagaaaggcCCTGAAGTCACCTGTGCgccagagcctgctgccacTCTCCTTCCACTGCCATGATGAGAATCAGCATGTGGCAGAG gcctcTCGGGAAACGCTGTATTCTTCAGCCAGATTCCTGAAGAGGAGGGACATCGAACAAATGCTGCAGGTGGATCAGACATGGAGGTTCGGCGAGGGCCTG ctggcagaggacaggagccgagcggccgagcacctgcGCCGGGCCCTGCCCtacctgcagagcccacaggagCCCCTGCGAGAGGCGGCCGTCAGGTTCATGG GGATGGCCGGGCGGAGCTtgagggggcagcagggagagctccagCTGATCTGCAATG CCCTTGAAGAAATGGTTAATGACAGCAGTCCTGCCATCAGAAACATGGCAATTGAAACAGGGTTTGTGATCCGGGCAATGCAGAGAGCTCCCTACTCCACATTCCGCAGGCTACGAGATCAATTCCGCAGCGCATGGAAGAGATGGCCTCGTCTATGCAGCCCTaccttcctgtgctgctggatcCCTGTGGAGACCTGA
- the LOC128790490 gene encoding uncharacterized protein LOC128790490 isoform X2: MTLLRVAPSCDRDAMAMWKTIMCSPRTAKVVQLILLDVLGSWPEYSTGTSDGDKTGVFALAATVVMWKILQEPCVPHNVKLHFPRLFVRLLFQVFFSTEQMPKKVLTFWKGCQEQHGLATSPNRFAVRTLRSLLCFLQCEHVVMSMECKRGWDTLLCADTHHYAVGLLARELRQSSIDFCPGIAFYLLRLLSKEMPYWDLPALAFLVEVLECLDLSECSDDVLEIMSKNLQRECRERRRLALRGLTVLSKDPSMAKGMWSLTENLVELLEENDSDMVWMTTVLLRYLFLHNRAPIPSPMALQLAEALLPLFDNDDSLVQLCSMSVFQNMLELLMEEGRKALKSPVRQSLLPLSFHCHDENQHVAEASRETLYSSARFLKRRDIEQMLQVDQTWRFGEGLLAEDRSRAAEHLRRALPYLQSPQEPLREAAVRFMGMAGRSLRGQQGELQLICNALEEMVNDSSPAIRNMAIETGFVIRAMQRAPYSTFRRLRDQFRSAWKRWPRLCSPTFLCCWIPVET, from the exons ATGACACTCCTGCGTGTGGCCCCATCCTGTGACAG AGATGCCATGGCCATGTGGAAGACCATCATGTGCTCACCCAGGACTGCCAAGGTGGTGCAGCTGATTCTCCTGGATGTGCTGGGGAGCTGGCCAGAGTACAGCACGGGCACCTCCGATGGGGACAAAACGGGTGTCtttgccctggct GCAACTGTGGTGATGTGGAAGATCCTCCAggagccctgtgtcccacaCAACGTGAAGCTGCATTTCCCCCGCCTATTTGTGCGTCTGCTTTTCCAAGTCTTCTTCAGCACTGAACAGATGCCAAAGAAGGTCCTTACCTTCTGGAAGGGATGCCAGGAGCAACACGGccttgccaccagccccaacag GTTTGCAGTGAGGACCCTGAggtccctgctctgctttctccaGTGTGAGCATGTGGTGATGTCAATGGAATGCAAGCGTGGCTGGGACACgctgctctgtgctgacacCCACCACTATGCCgtgggtctgctggccag AGAATTGCGCCAATCATCCATAGACTTTTGTCCCGGGATTGCATTCTACCTGCTCAGGCTGCTCAGCAAAGAGATGCCATACTGGGATCTGCCTGCCTTGGCCTTCCTGGTGGAG gtcctcGAGTGCCTGGACTTGAGTGAATGCAGTGACGATGTTCTGGAGATCATGTCAAAGAACCTACAGCGCGAGTGCAGGGAGAGGCGTCGCCTGGCACTCAGAGGTCTCACGGTGCTCAGCAAGGATCCCTCGATG GCCAAAGGAATGTGGAGCCTGACTGAAAATcttgtggagctgctggaggaaaatGATAGCGACATGGTCTGGATGACCACTGTTCTACTCAGATATTTATTCCTCCATAATCGTGCCCCAATACCGAGCCCCAtggccctgcagctggctgaggcGCTCCTGCCCCTCTTTGACAAC GATGATAGCCTGGTGCAGCTGTGCTCCATGTCTGTCTTTCAAAACATGCTGGAGTTATTAatggaagagggaagaaaggcCCTGAAGTCACCTGTGCgccagagcctgctgccacTCTCCTTCCACTGCCATGATGAGAATCAGCATGTGGCAGAG gcctcTCGGGAAACGCTGTATTCTTCAGCCAGATTCCTGAAGAGGAGGGACATCGAACAAATGCTGCAGGTGGATCAGACATGGAGGTTCGGCGAGGGCCTG ctggcagaggacaggagccgagcggccgagcacctgcGCCGGGCCCTGCCCtacctgcagagcccacaggagCCCCTGCGAGAGGCGGCCGTCAGGTTCATGG GGATGGCCGGGCGGAGCTtgagggggcagcagggagagctccagCTGATCTGCAATG CCCTTGAAGAAATGGTTAATGACAGCAGTCCTGCCATCAGAAACATGGCAATTGAAACAGGGTTTGTGATCCGGGCAATGCAGAGAGCTCCCTACTCCACATTCCGCAGGCTACGAGATCAATTCCGCAGCGCATGGAAGAGATGGCCTCGTCTATGCAGCCCTaccttcctgtgctgctggatcCCTGTGGAGACCTGA